In Streptomyces violaceusniger Tu 4113, one DNA window encodes the following:
- a CDS encoding cytochrome P450 family protein encodes MTEGRCPVSHADLAPHRLDPTGAHQHAVNEELRARGAAVPVLLPGDVPGYAITRHEELKDFVTHPDVAKNACHFAALQRDELPPGWPMRTFATVRGMITADGEDHKRLRSLVTRAFTPRRVEALHPVVHELTGTLLDRLAGAAAADPDGVADLRRHFALPLPMSVICRLLGVDDQYQDRLHELSNEIVSTHTAPERVPAANREMVAILGQVAAARAKDPGDDLTSALIAAREEDGDRLAEEELIGTLMLTIIAGHETTLNLITNAVRALCNHRDQLDLVRDGAATWGDVVEETLRYDGPVSYFPFRYPTRDLPVGDTVIPKGAPVLVSYTAAGRDERAYGPDAGRFDVTRGARHLSFGHGAHFCLGAPLARMEAVVALDALFTRFPDLDLAVPDEELIPHPSFVGNSPQRLPIRLGAAHSA; translated from the coding sequence ATGACCGAAGGCCGATGCCCCGTGTCGCACGCCGACCTCGCACCGCACCGCCTGGACCCCACCGGGGCACACCAGCACGCGGTCAACGAAGAGCTGCGCGCCCGCGGGGCCGCGGTCCCGGTCCTGCTGCCCGGTGACGTACCGGGGTACGCCATCACCCGGCACGAGGAGCTGAAGGACTTCGTCACCCACCCCGACGTGGCCAAGAACGCCTGCCACTTCGCCGCCCTGCAGCGGGACGAGCTCCCGCCCGGCTGGCCGATGCGGACCTTCGCCACCGTCCGGGGCATGATCACCGCGGACGGCGAGGACCACAAGCGGCTGCGGTCCCTGGTGACCCGGGCGTTCACCCCGCGCCGGGTGGAGGCGCTGCACCCAGTGGTCCACGAGCTGACCGGCACGCTGCTGGACCGGCTGGCCGGGGCCGCCGCCGCCGACCCGGACGGGGTGGCCGACCTGCGCCGCCACTTCGCGCTGCCGCTGCCGATGAGCGTGATCTGCCGGCTCCTGGGCGTCGACGACCAGTACCAGGACCGGCTGCACGAGCTGTCCAACGAGATCGTCTCCACCCACACCGCCCCGGAGCGGGTCCCGGCCGCCAACCGCGAGATGGTCGCGATCCTCGGCCAGGTGGCGGCGGCCCGGGCGAAGGACCCCGGCGACGATCTGACCAGCGCGCTGATAGCGGCCCGTGAGGAGGACGGCGACCGGCTCGCCGAGGAGGAGCTGATCGGCACCCTGATGCTGACGATCATCGCCGGGCACGAGACCACGCTCAACCTGATCACCAACGCGGTACGGGCGCTGTGCAACCACCGCGACCAGTTGGACCTTGTTCGCGACGGTGCCGCGACCTGGGGCGATGTGGTCGAGGAGACGCTGCGGTACGACGGCCCGGTGAGCTACTTCCCGTTCCGCTACCCCACCAGGGACCTCCCGGTCGGCGACACGGTCATCCCCAAGGGCGCGCCCGTGCTCGTCTCGTACACCGCGGCCGGACGCGACGAGCGGGCGTACGGCCCGGACGCGGGTCGCTTCGACGTCACCCGGGGCGCCCGCCATCTGTCCTTCGGCCACGGCGCCCACTTCTGCCTGGGCGCACCGCTGGCCCGGATGGAGGCCGTGGTCGCCCTCGATGCGCTCTTCACCCGCTTCCCCGACCTCGATCTGGCCGTCCCGGACGAGGAGCTGATCCCGCACCCCAGCTTCGTCGGCAACAGCCCGCAGCGGCTCCCCATCCGGCTCGGGGCGGCTCACAGCGCCTGA
- a CDS encoding FAD-dependent oxidoreductase: MVIVGGGMAGTRLAQQLVVSAGVGAGPVALDVTIIGEEPHPAYNRVLLAEVLAGRYAPEVIALPAPPRPAPGAGAGVRRLSGVRVVRVDRPTAEVLCDDGRRVPYDALVLATGSNPVLPPLRGLFEPDGRGPHALPEGVHAFRTMEDCLALGAAVRSGTRAVVIGGGLLGVSAARALAQRGAQVVLAHQGEHLMERQLDPGASRLLRRHMAALGVEVHTECRVRGLRTGGRPVRTVQAVELADGYALKTDLVVLACGVRPRVGLARAAGVEVARGIVVDDELRTSDPWVFAIGDCAEHDGVVYGLAGPAQEQADVLAQLLSPTPPLPETRALRPLDPHQGRAPEPDQGSAPEPHQGTTPGPHRVTAPGPHQGTAPEPHQGTTPGPHRVTTPGPHQGTAPEPREGAGPDPHPGSAPDPAPGDQVVGNRPAEGAPPSGSWGRDGWAQPGHRAAPGNETAPRYHGTRTLTRLTLTAAPGSAGASASGTDGPLDLAAFGNPTPAAGDDVIHLTDATRNTYRKVVVRGDRLLGGILLGDLGTVGALARAWEGDEPLPATPLLHLLTNDGGS, translated from the coding sequence GTGGTGATCGTCGGCGGCGGGATGGCGGGCACGAGGCTGGCGCAGCAGCTCGTCGTAAGTGCGGGTGTGGGTGCTGGCCCGGTCGCCCTCGACGTCACGATCATCGGCGAGGAGCCGCACCCCGCGTACAACCGGGTGCTGCTCGCCGAGGTCCTCGCCGGGCGGTACGCCCCGGAGGTCATCGCCCTCCCCGCCCCGCCCCGCCCCGCCCCCGGGGCCGGGGCCGGGGTGCGGCGGCTCAGCGGGGTGCGGGTGGTCCGCGTCGACCGCCCCACGGCGGAGGTGCTGTGCGACGACGGCCGCCGCGTGCCGTACGACGCGCTGGTGCTGGCCACCGGCTCCAACCCGGTGCTGCCGCCGCTGCGCGGCCTGTTCGAGCCGGACGGCCGCGGCCCGCACGCCCTACCGGAGGGCGTCCACGCCTTCCGCACCATGGAAGACTGCCTGGCCCTCGGCGCGGCCGTACGGTCCGGGACACGGGCCGTCGTCATCGGCGGCGGACTCCTCGGCGTCTCCGCCGCCCGTGCGCTGGCCCAGCGAGGTGCCCAGGTGGTCCTGGCGCACCAGGGCGAACACCTGATGGAGCGCCAGTTGGACCCGGGCGCGTCACGGCTGCTGCGGCGGCATATGGCGGCGCTGGGCGTGGAGGTCCACACCGAATGCCGCGTCCGGGGCCTGCGCACCGGCGGGCGGCCGGTGCGAACGGTTCAGGCCGTCGAACTGGCCGACGGATACGCCCTGAAGACCGATCTGGTCGTGCTCGCGTGCGGGGTCCGACCCCGGGTCGGGCTGGCCCGGGCGGCCGGAGTGGAGGTGGCACGCGGCATCGTCGTCGACGACGAGCTGCGGACGAGTGACCCGTGGGTATTCGCAATCGGCGACTGCGCGGAACACGACGGCGTCGTGTACGGCCTGGCGGGCCCCGCCCAGGAGCAAGCGGACGTCCTGGCGCAGTTGCTGTCCCCCACCCCGCCCCTTCCCGAAACAAGGGCACTCCGCCCCCTGGACCCCCACCAGGGCAGGGCCCCAGAACCTGACCAGGGCTCCGCGCCTGAACCCCACCAGGGAACCACCCCGGGCCCCCACCGGGTCACCGCCCCTGGGCCCCACCAGGGCACCGCGCCTGAACCCCACCAGGGAACCACCCCGGGCCCCCACCGGGTCACCACCCCTGGGCCCCACCAGGGCACCGCGCCTGAACCCCGCGAGGGCGCCGGCCCGGACCCTCACCCGGGCTCCGCCCCCGACCCCGCACCTGGGGACCAGGTTGTGGGCAATCGTCCCGCGGAGGGGGCACCTCCCAGCGGTAGCTGGGGGAGGGACGGGTGGGCACAACCCGGCCACCGGGCCGCACCCGGCAACGAGACCGCGCCCCGGTACCACGGCACCCGTACGCTCACCCGCCTCACCCTCACCGCAGCACCCGGCTCCGCCGGAGCGAGCGCGTCGGGCACCGATGGCCCCCTCGACCTCGCTGCCTTCGGCAACCCCACCCCCGCCGCCGGCGACGACGTCATCCACCTCACCGACGCCACCCGCAACACGTACCGCAAAGTCGTGGTCCGCGGCGACCGCCTCCTCGGCGGCATCCTTCTCGGCGATCTCGGCACCGTCGGCGCGCTCGCCCGCGCCTGGGAGGGCGACGAGCCGCTCCCGGCCACCCCCCTGCTCCACCTGCTGACCAACGATGGAGGCTCCTGA
- the nirB gene encoding nitrite reductase large subunit NirB — translation MSAPMTTTSTPKPETAAAPTIVLVGHGMVGQRFLEALVERNVTETAARVVVFCEEPRPAYDRVQLTSYFSGRTPDELSLVEDGFMARHGIELHLGDPAESIDRAARTVTARSGLTVAYDTLVLATGSYPFVPPVPGKDSDGCFVYRTVEDLLAIEEYAQHRTTGVVVGGGLLGLEAAGALKGLGLATHIVEFNPRLMAIQVDEGGGAALRRTVEDMGLIVHTGVGGKEITADDAGAVTAMALSDGSSIDTDLVIFSAGVRPRDQLARDCGLEVGERGGIAVDERCRTSDPAVYAIGECALAADGRVYGLVAPGYEMAEVAAGTITGQATAQATATRFTGADTSTKLKLLGVDVASFGDAHGTADGCLDVVYSDSRAGVYKKLVVGADGALLGGVLVGDAEAYGMLRPLTGSVPPVAPEQLVLPAGLGAPAALGPSALPDEAVVCNCHNVTKGAIRSAVTDHHCTTVPEVKKCTKAGTGCGSCVKALTALVNDELEAGGVSVDKGLCGCFAYTRAELYEIVRTLRITTYAQLLDSHGRTEARQGDGCEVCKPAVGSIIASLAPTLGASGYVLDGEQAALQDTNDHFLANLQRNGSYSIVPRIPGGEISPEKLIVIGEVARDFGLYTKITGGQRIDLFGARVDQLPPIWARLVDAGFESGHAYGKALRTVKSCVGQTWCRYGVQDSVRMAIDLELRYRGLRSPHKLKSAVSGCARECAEARGKDFGVIATSTGWNLYVGGNGGADPRHADLLAQDLDDEELIRLIDRFLMFYIRTADRLERTSAWLERIEGGLDHVRDVVVDDSLGLCAELEAMMADHVTGYRDEWAETLGDPERLRRFVSFVNAPDAPDPTVKFVPERDQVKPDLTILSGPTLPVRTLEGTASR, via the coding sequence ATGAGCGCACCGATGACGACGACGAGCACACCGAAGCCCGAGACCGCCGCCGCCCCCACCATCGTGCTGGTCGGCCACGGAATGGTCGGCCAGCGGTTTCTCGAAGCGCTCGTCGAGCGGAACGTCACCGAGACCGCCGCCCGCGTCGTCGTGTTCTGCGAGGAGCCCCGGCCCGCCTACGACCGCGTCCAGTTGACCTCGTACTTCTCCGGCCGCACCCCCGACGAACTCTCCCTCGTCGAGGACGGCTTCATGGCGCGGCACGGCATCGAGTTGCATCTCGGCGACCCGGCCGAGTCCATCGACCGCGCCGCCCGCACCGTGACCGCCCGCTCCGGGCTGACCGTGGCGTACGACACGCTCGTGCTGGCCACCGGCTCGTATCCGTTCGTCCCGCCCGTGCCCGGCAAGGACAGCGACGGCTGCTTCGTCTACCGCACCGTCGAGGATCTGCTCGCGATCGAGGAGTACGCCCAACACCGCACCACCGGCGTCGTCGTGGGCGGGGGGCTGCTGGGCCTGGAGGCGGCGGGGGCGCTGAAGGGGCTCGGGCTGGCCACGCACATCGTGGAGTTCAACCCGCGGCTGATGGCCATCCAGGTGGACGAGGGCGGTGGCGCGGCGCTACGCCGCACGGTCGAGGACATGGGCCTGATCGTGCACACCGGCGTCGGCGGTAAGGAGATCACGGCGGACGACGCGGGCGCGGTCACCGCCATGGCGCTGTCCGACGGTTCGTCCATCGACACCGACCTCGTCATCTTCTCGGCGGGCGTACGCCCCCGCGATCAGCTCGCCCGCGACTGCGGTCTGGAGGTCGGCGAGCGCGGCGGGATCGCCGTGGACGAGCGGTGCCGCACCAGCGATCCGGCGGTGTACGCGATCGGCGAATGCGCGCTGGCCGCCGACGGCCGGGTGTACGGGCTGGTCGCGCCCGGCTATGAGATGGCCGAGGTCGCGGCCGGCACCATCACCGGCCAAGCCACCGCCCAAGCCACCGCGACGCGCTTCACCGGCGCCGACACCTCCACCAAGCTCAAGCTCCTCGGCGTCGACGTGGCCAGCTTCGGCGATGCCCACGGCACCGCCGACGGCTGCCTGGACGTCGTCTACTCCGACTCCCGCGCGGGCGTCTACAAGAAGCTGGTGGTCGGCGCCGACGGCGCCCTCCTCGGTGGGGTGCTGGTCGGCGACGCCGAGGCGTACGGCATGCTGCGCCCGCTCACCGGCTCCGTACCGCCCGTCGCCCCCGAACAGCTCGTGCTCCCGGCGGGGCTGGGCGCGCCCGCCGCGCTCGGGCCGTCGGCGCTGCCGGACGAGGCGGTCGTCTGCAACTGCCACAACGTCACCAAGGGCGCGATCCGTTCGGCCGTCACCGACCACCACTGCACCACCGTCCCCGAGGTGAAGAAGTGCACCAAGGCGGGTACGGGCTGCGGCAGTTGCGTCAAGGCGCTCACCGCACTCGTCAACGACGAGCTGGAGGCGGGCGGCGTCAGCGTCGACAAGGGGCTGTGCGGCTGCTTCGCGTACACCCGCGCCGAGCTGTACGAGATCGTCCGCACCCTGCGCATCACCACCTACGCCCAACTGCTGGACAGCCACGGCCGGACCGAGGCCCGGCAGGGCGACGGCTGTGAGGTGTGCAAACCCGCCGTCGGCTCGATCATCGCCTCGCTGGCCCCGACCCTGGGCGCGAGCGGCTATGTCCTGGACGGCGAGCAGGCCGCGCTGCAAGACACCAACGACCACTTCCTGGCGAATCTGCAGCGCAACGGGTCGTATTCGATCGTGCCCCGGATCCCCGGCGGGGAGATCAGCCCGGAGAAGCTGATCGTGATCGGCGAAGTGGCCCGGGACTTCGGGCTCTATACGAAGATCACCGGCGGTCAGCGGATCGACCTCTTCGGCGCCCGGGTGGACCAGCTTCCGCCGATCTGGGCGCGGCTGGTGGACGCCGGATTCGAGTCGGGGCACGCGTACGGCAAGGCGCTGCGCACCGTGAAGTCGTGTGTGGGGCAGACCTGGTGCCGCTACGGAGTGCAGGACTCGGTCCGGATGGCCATCGACCTGGAACTGCGCTACCGGGGGCTGCGCTCACCGCACAAGCTGAAGTCGGCCGTCTCGGGGTGCGCCCGCGAATGCGCCGAGGCGCGCGGCAAGGACTTCGGCGTGATCGCCACCTCCACCGGCTGGAACCTGTACGTGGGCGGCAACGGCGGAGCCGATCCGCGCCACGCCGATCTGCTCGCCCAGGACCTGGACGACGAGGAGCTGATCCGGCTCATCGACCGGTTCCTGATGTTCTACATCCGCACCGCGGACCGTCTGGAGCGCACCTCGGCCTGGCTGGAGCGGATCGAGGGCGGCCTGGACCATGTGCGCGATGTGGTGGTCGACGACTCGCTGGGGCTGTGCGCCGAGCTGGAGGCGATGATGGCCGACCATGTGACCGGCTACCGCGACGAGTGGGCCGAGACCCTGGGCGACCCCGAGCGGCTGCGCCGCTTCGTCTCCTTCGTCAACGCGCCCGACGCGCCGGACCCGACGGTGAAGTTCGTGCCCGAGCGCGATCAGGTCAAGCCGGACCTGACGATCCTGTCCGGCCCCACCCTCCCCGTCCGTACTCTCGAAGGGACTGCCAGCCGATGA
- the nirD gene encoding nitrite reductase small subunit NirD, with product MTMAPERTAVRVELLIDQRWFAVCELTDLTPGRGVAALLPDGTQVAVFLDRSGRAYAIANRDPFTGAYVLSRGLLGSSGGRPFAASPLLKQRFDLETGRCLDDETVAVQAYVTRTRDRTARVA from the coding sequence ATGACCATGGCACCCGAGCGGACCGCCGTCCGCGTGGAACTCCTCATCGACCAGCGGTGGTTCGCGGTCTGCGAGCTGACCGACCTCACCCCCGGGCGCGGCGTGGCCGCCCTGCTGCCGGACGGCACCCAGGTGGCGGTCTTCCTGGACCGGTCGGGACGCGCGTACGCGATCGCCAACCGCGACCCGTTCACCGGGGCGTACGTCCTCTCCCGGGGGTTGCTGGGCTCGTCGGGCGGACGGCCGTTCGCCGCCTCCCCGCTGCTGAAGCAGCGCTTCGACCTGGAGACGGGGCGATGCCTGGACGACGAGACGGTCGCCGTCCAGGCGTATGTCACACGCACGCGGGACAGGACGGCGCGCGTCGCCTGA
- a CDS encoding CU044_5270 family protein has product MARKRHDVMKTLADARPPELDPDHLAGSARARRDLETILAGRASTAEAPELRRSPRMFTWRWALPVAATAAVAGVLVATLPQGGSDAEGSRASAGPTADGARHIPANGRLALQHVADRLDRTAADEGTYWQVTTRSGWTAVIDASGKTFAVSTSEKQQRSFGVRPGTESLNVMGLDATTKPRTERDTARWRAAGSPKDLTLADTGQGGRLGLRIETGAGKRPTVDRINSGDRIAALGARNVTYEDLRKLPGDSAKLKEVLADLYREDGGSEVRGRTEWMWQQAAGLIGLPVKAEVRAAAYRVIAGLPGIRALGEVTDPLGREGVGFALPASDRPGYGTGRSELIVDPATGALLSEQEVLTEPDAKAAKAGLTSGTVVNYTATVRSEWTDRQLKTSEIPE; this is encoded by the coding sequence ATGGCACGCAAGCGGCACGATGTGATGAAGACCCTGGCGGACGCACGGCCCCCGGAGCTCGATCCGGACCACCTGGCCGGTTCCGCACGCGCCCGCCGCGACCTGGAGACCATCCTGGCGGGGAGGGCCAGCACGGCCGAGGCGCCGGAACTCCGCCGGTCCCCGCGGATGTTCACCTGGCGCTGGGCGCTGCCCGTCGCGGCGACGGCGGCCGTCGCCGGAGTGCTCGTCGCCACCCTGCCCCAAGGCGGCTCGGACGCCGAGGGGTCCCGGGCGTCCGCCGGCCCCACCGCGGACGGCGCCCGGCACATCCCCGCCAACGGCCGTCTGGCGCTGCAACACGTCGCCGACCGGCTGGACCGGACGGCGGCGGACGAGGGCACCTACTGGCAGGTGACCACGCGGTCGGGCTGGACCGCCGTCATCGACGCGTCCGGGAAGACCTTCGCGGTGTCCACCTCCGAGAAGCAGCAGCGGTCCTTCGGGGTACGGCCCGGCACGGAAAGCCTCAACGTCATGGGGCTCGACGCCACCACCAAGCCCCGCACCGAGCGCGATACGGCGCGCTGGCGGGCCGCCGGCTCGCCGAAGGACCTGACGCTCGCCGACACCGGACAGGGCGGCAGGCTCGGTCTGCGGATCGAGACCGGGGCCGGGAAGCGGCCGACGGTGGACCGCATCAACTCGGGCGACCGGATCGCCGCCCTCGGCGCGCGCAATGTCACCTACGAGGACCTGCGGAAACTCCCGGGCGACAGCGCGAAGCTGAAGGAGGTGCTGGCGGACCTCTACCGGGAGGACGGCGGGAGCGAGGTCCGCGGCCGCACCGAGTGGATGTGGCAGCAGGCGGCCGGGCTGATCGGCCTGCCGGTGAAGGCCGAGGTACGGGCCGCCGCGTACCGCGTCATCGCGGGGCTGCCGGGCATCCGTGCGCTCGGCGAGGTGACCGATCCGCTGGGCCGCGAGGGCGTCGGCTTCGCCCTGCCCGCGTCCGACCGGCCCGGGTACGGGACCGGACGGTCCGAGCTGATCGTGGACCCGGCGACCGGGGCCCTGCTGTCCGAGCAGGAGGTGCTGACCGAGCCGGACGCGAAGGCCGCGAAGGCGGGGCTCACATCGGGCACGGTGGTGAACTACACCGCCACCGTCAGGTCGGAGTGGACCGACCGGCAACTGAAGACCTCGGAAATCCCCGAATGA
- a CDS encoding RNA polymerase sigma factor, with translation MTDAQRFRDLYEECQPRVLAYAASLVGRQVGEDITSETFTVAWRRMRDIPTPPLPWLLGVARNLTRELRRHDGRQYALAAQEAQRVITSGAQVEDVAAGVTERAVALQALAGLSAADRELLTLVAWHGLGPRQAARVLGCSGATFAVRLHRARRRLERAVDAVGPSPGPEPEPGPGPEPGLDPRPRAPRANVTVKET, from the coding sequence GTGACCGACGCCCAACGCTTTCGGGACCTATACGAGGAGTGCCAACCCCGTGTGCTGGCCTATGCGGCCAGCCTGGTGGGTCGGCAGGTCGGTGAGGACATCACCAGCGAGACCTTCACGGTCGCCTGGCGGCGGATGCGGGATATCCCGACGCCGCCGCTGCCGTGGCTGCTCGGCGTGGCCCGCAATCTGACCCGCGAGCTGCGGCGCCACGACGGCAGGCAGTACGCCCTGGCCGCCCAGGAGGCCCAGCGCGTCATCACCTCCGGCGCCCAGGTCGAGGACGTGGCCGCGGGGGTGACCGAGCGCGCGGTGGCGCTGCAGGCGCTGGCGGGGCTGTCCGCCGCCGACCGCGAGTTGCTGACGCTGGTCGCCTGGCACGGGCTCGGCCCGAGACAGGCGGCGCGCGTCCTCGGCTGTTCCGGCGCCACGTTCGCGGTGCGGCTGCACCGGGCCAGACGGCGGCTGGAGCGGGCCGTGGACGCGGTCGGCCCCTCCCCGGGCCCCGAGCCCGAGCCCGGCCCCGGACCCGAGCCCGGCCTTGACCCTCGCCCTCGCGCCCCTCGCGCGAACGTGACAGTGAAGGAGACCTGA
- a CDS encoding LacI family DNA-binding transcriptional regulator: MATESRGTEGGARPKVTITAIAQEAGVSVPTVSRVVNGRSDVSPETRARVEDLLRVHGYRRRQRVPGDRAALVDLVFNDLDSPWAVEIIRGVEEVAHQDGVGTVVSAIHGRAGSARQWLKNLRARASDGVILVTSVLEPVVHEELRRLNVPIVVVDPAGSPALDAPTVGATNWAGGMAATEHLLSLGHRRIGLIAGPPRLLCSRARLDGHRAALEAAGVPFDPALVVQGDFYHESGFHGCDQLMDAGSPPTAVFASSDQMALGAIEALRRRGLRVPEDVSIVGFDDLPEVRWSAPPLTTVRQPLADMGKLAARTVLRQARGEEIESPRVELATQLVVRSSTAAPAAG, translated from the coding sequence ATGGCTACGGAGAGCAGGGGCACCGAGGGCGGCGCCCGGCCCAAGGTGACGATCACGGCCATCGCGCAGGAGGCCGGGGTGTCGGTGCCCACGGTCTCCCGGGTGGTCAACGGCCGTTCGGATGTCTCGCCCGAGACCCGGGCCCGGGTCGAGGACCTGCTGCGGGTCCACGGCTACCGCCGCCGCCAGCGGGTGCCCGGCGACCGCGCCGCCCTGGTGGACCTGGTCTTCAACGACCTGGACAGCCCTTGGGCGGTGGAGATCATCCGCGGCGTGGAGGAGGTCGCCCACCAGGACGGGGTGGGCACGGTGGTCTCGGCGATCCACGGCCGCGCGGGCTCGGCCCGGCAGTGGCTGAAGAACCTGCGGGCCCGCGCCTCGGACGGGGTGATCCTGGTGACGTCCGTGCTGGAGCCGGTGGTCCACGAGGAGCTGCGGCGGCTGAACGTGCCGATCGTGGTCGTCGACCCGGCCGGCTCCCCGGCGCTGGACGCGCCCACCGTGGGGGCGACCAACTGGGCGGGCGGCATGGCCGCCACCGAACATCTGCTGAGCCTCGGCCACCGCCGGATCGGTCTGATCGCCGGTCCGCCGCGGCTGTTGTGCAGCCGCGCCCGGCTGGACGGCCACCGGGCGGCGCTGGAGGCGGCGGGCGTGCCGTTCGATCCGGCGCTGGTGGTGCAGGGGGACTTCTACCACGAGTCGGGTTTCCACGGTTGCGATCAGCTAATGGACGCCGGCTCCCCGCCCACCGCCGTCTTCGCCTCCAGCGACCAGATGGCTCTGGGTGCGATCGAGGCTCTGCGGCGGCGGGGGCTGCGGGTTCCGGAGGATGTGAGCATTGTCGGCTTCGACGACTTGCCCGAGGTGCGGTGGTCGGCGCCGCCGTTGACGACGGTTCGTCAGCCGCTGGCGGACATGGGGAAGTTGGCTGCCCGTACGGTGTTGCGGCAGGCGCGGGGGGAGGAGATCGAGTCGCCGAGGGTGGAGTTGGCTACGCAGTTGGTTGTGCGCTCCAGCACGGCCGCGCCTGCGGCGGGCTGA
- a CDS encoding extracellular solute-binding protein, whose translation MRIPRSRSRSWSRSTLRASTLAAALLLAGTALAGCGSGGPGGSDGGSLDVWVYQDASTKVQREVVKRFNETSDIKAKLTQVPGEGYSDKMRTSMGTPNAPDVFFNWGGGSISDFVKKDMLLDLDPAMAKDPELKKAFIPTILDAGAIDGKHYGIPMRGMQPVILFYNKDVFTDAGAKPPKSWDDLLKLIDTFKGKGVTPFALAGTDAWTELMWVEYLVDRYGGAGVFQKIQSQGMAAWDDPAVLKAAQTVKDLVDRGAFGKNYKSVNYTADGASTLFAKGKAAMHLMGSWEYANQKANQPAFAKSGLGWTTFPAVPGGSGDPKSVVGNPANYWSINAKVKGDKQKAALEFVKFAAQQDYSGDLIANGDVPATSDATSQLGKHENPDYARFQYDLVKQAPDFTLSWDQALPAKYTPPLHTTVQKLFNGQLGPAEFVDALKGM comes from the coding sequence ATGCGCATACCTCGGTCAAGGTCAAGGTCATGGTCAAGGTCCACCCTTCGTGCGTCCACCCTCGCGGCGGCCCTGCTGCTCGCCGGGACGGCACTCGCCGGCTGCGGGAGCGGCGGGCCCGGGGGTTCGGATGGCGGGTCCCTCGACGTCTGGGTCTATCAGGACGCCTCGACCAAGGTGCAGCGCGAGGTCGTCAAGCGGTTCAACGAGACCTCCGACATCAAGGCGAAGCTCACCCAGGTGCCCGGTGAGGGCTACTCGGACAAGATGCGCACCTCCATGGGCACGCCCAACGCACCGGATGTCTTCTTCAACTGGGGCGGCGGCAGCATCAGCGACTTCGTCAAGAAGGACATGCTGCTCGACCTCGACCCGGCCATGGCCAAGGACCCGGAGCTGAAGAAGGCGTTCATCCCCACGATCCTCGACGCGGGCGCGATCGACGGGAAGCACTACGGCATCCCCATGCGCGGGATGCAGCCGGTGATCCTCTTCTACAACAAGGACGTCTTCACGGACGCCGGGGCGAAGCCCCCGAAGTCCTGGGACGATCTGCTGAAGCTCATCGACACCTTCAAGGGCAAGGGCGTCACCCCGTTCGCGCTGGCCGGCACCGATGCCTGGACCGAGCTGATGTGGGTGGAGTACCTGGTGGACCGGTACGGCGGGGCCGGGGTGTTCCAGAAGATCCAGAGCCAGGGCATGGCGGCGTGGGACGACCCGGCGGTGCTCAAGGCCGCGCAGACGGTCAAGGATCTGGTGGACCGGGGCGCGTTCGGCAAGAACTACAAGTCGGTCAACTACACCGCCGACGGGGCCTCCACGCTCTTCGCCAAGGGCAAGGCGGCCATGCATCTGATGGGTAGCTGGGAGTACGCGAACCAGAAGGCCAACCAGCCCGCGTTCGCCAAGTCGGGGCTGGGCTGGACCACCTTCCCGGCGGTCCCCGGTGGCAGCGGTGACCCCAAGAGCGTCGTCGGCAACCCGGCCAACTACTGGTCGATCAATGCCAAGGTCAAGGGCGACAAGCAGAAGGCCGCGCTCGAATTCGTGAAGTTCGCGGCCCAGCAGGACTACTCCGGCGACCTCATCGCCAACGGGGACGTGCCCGCCACCTCCGACGCCACCTCCCAGCTCGGGAAGCACGAGAACCCCGACTACGCGCGGTTCCAGTACGACCTGGTCAAGCAGGCCCCCGACTTCACGCTCTCCTGGGACCAGGCGCTGCCCGCCAAGTACACCCCGCCGCTGCACACCACCGTGCAGAAGCTGTTCAACGGGCAGCTCGGCCCGGCCGAGTTCGTCGATGCCCTGAAGGGCATGTGA